The following proteins are co-located in the Carassius auratus strain Wakin chromosome 7, ASM336829v1, whole genome shotgun sequence genome:
- the LOC113106171 gene encoding plexin domain-containing protein 2-like, giving the protein MAGSSTLSVFVGIVLVLHALGSVFQITTGELTAEGAGYSVLRGWTQDDDVTVELLRRKRWLLQEPLPKESNKASQDSSKPQDSQDSPGILADDDAENSSQIMEDTDHNYYTSKTYGSIDPMSKELWVNINQMDKEKVKIHGILSNTHRQAARVNLSFDFPFYGHLLREVTVATGGFIYTGDVVHRMLTATQFIAPLMANFDPSLSRNSTVIYFDNGTALVVQWDHVHLQDSYNQGSFTFQATLHSDGRIVFAYKEVPVQIAKISSVNHPVKVGLSDAFVVVHKIQQIPNVRRKTIYEYHRVELLKTKITSSTAVEMMPLPTCLQFTSCTSCITSQINFNCSWCHRLNRCSSGFDRHRQDWVDNNCPDETKDNTCDIISTTNLSLLTTASVAKKTTGNRGTTEAQSTQTPSHMPTSIPTEDDTKIALHLKDNGAAAAKSTAENTTHPLHMGLILGMLLLLLVMVAVVLVTVYIYHHPSSAAGLFFIERRPSRWPAMKFRRGSGHPAYAEVEPVGQEKEGFIESEQC; this is encoded by the exons GAGCTGGTTATTCAGTTCTTCGGGGATGGAcacaggatgatgatgtcactgtGGAGCTGTTGAGGAGGAAACGCTGGCTTCTCCAGGAGCCCCTCCCAAAGGAAAGTAACAAAGCCAGTCAAGACAGTTCGAAGCCTCAGGATTCTCAGGATTCACCTGGTATACTGGCTGATGACGATGCAGAGAACAGCTCCCAAATAATG GAGGACACAGATCATAACTACTACACCTCAAAGACTTATGGCTCCATTGACCCTATGAGCAAAGAATTATGGGTAAATATCAATCAGATGGACAAGGAGAAGGTAAAGATTCATGGCATCCTGTCCAATACGCACCGACAAGCAGCG CGGGTCAATCTCTCCTTTGATTTCCCATTTTATGGGCATTTGCTGCGAGAGGTCACTGTTGCAACCGGCG GGTTCATCTACACAGGAGATGTGGTTCACCGAATGTTGACAGCGACACAATTTATCGCTCCACTTATGGCAAACTTTGACCCCAGTCTCTCCAGAAACTCCACTGTCATCTATTTTGACAATG GAACTGCTCTAGTTGTCCAGTGGGATCACGTCCATCTTCAGGATTCTTATAATCAAGGAAGTTTCACCTTCCAGGCCACATTACACAGCGATGGACGAATTGTCTTTGCTTACAAAGAG GTCCCGGTGCAGATTGCAAAGATCAGCTCTGTCAATCATCCGGTGAAGGTTGGCCTGTCTGATGCCTTTGTGGTGGTCCATAAGATTCAGCAGATCCCCA ATGTGCGGAGGAAGACTATATATGAGTATCACAGAGTGGAACTGTTAAAAACCAAAATTACAAGCAGTACAGCTGTAGAAATGATGCCTCTACCCA CATGTCTTCAGTTCACAAGCTGCACTTCTTGCATAACTTCACAGATTAACTTCAACTGCAGCTGGTGTCACCGGCTCAATAG ATGTTCCAGTGGATTTGATCGCCATCGGCAGGACTGGGTTGATAACAATTGCCCAGATGAG ACTAAGGATAACACCTGTGACATCATCAGTACTACCAATCTCAGTCTGCTGACCACTGCATCAGTTGCTaagaagaccacaggaaacagaggaACTACCGAGGCTCAGTCTACCCAGACTCCATCACACATGCCCACCAGCATACCAACAGAAG ATGACACCAAGATTGCGCTACATCTCAAAGACAATGGAG CAGCTGCAGCTAAAAGTACAGCAGAGAACACTACTCACCCGCTGCACATGGGGCTGATTCTTGGGATGCTCCTGCTTCTGCTCGTGATGGTGGCCGTCGTCCTGGTGACCGTCTACATCTACCACCACCCGAGCTCTGCCGCGGGACTCTTCTTCATTGAG AGACGTCCCAGCCGATGGCCAGCGATGAAATTCCGCCGAGGTTCTGGTCATCCAGCATACGCAGAGGTGGAGCCTGTGGGTCAAGAAAAAGAAGGCTTTATTGAATCAGAGCAGTGCTGA